From the Glycine max cultivar Williams 82 chromosome 11, Glycine_max_v4.0, whole genome shotgun sequence genome, the window atttttattattttgtattgttTCATAACTTTTGCTGGCAATTTAGgacatataattaataaatccaaaagtattttttaacttCTCTATAAATTTATGTTCCCCATACTTttctaaatacaaaattttcacaTTTGTGTGGAATTCAGTACTTGAAACAGTTAGTCAGTATCATGTTTCTGGTTATTGCATGTTTTATGAAACACTaaatttcatcatcatcatgagtTGACTCATTATcgtcttctattttattttatgtttttaaccgGGATCCATTCCTTCCAGATAAGTTgttattttacttaatttgtgtttttttaatttaatgcagGGATTAGATTACGCATTAATGACTGGAGGTGACGTTGCTCCACTGGGACCGCAGGCTGTAACAAAGATACACCAGTTGTTCGATTGGGCTAAGAAATCAAATAAGGGTTTATTGCTTTTCATTGACGAAGCTGATGCATTTCTGTGCGAGTAAGCAATACTTCTTCCTTGCTTTTCATTTATTATGCTTCTCTTATCTCATGGCAATATAAGATGATCAAGAGCAGCTAGATGCAGCCTACTCAGGATGTTGCTTGTTTTAAATGAAAGTACCATTCTTTGCATGAAAATTGTTTGAATGAATTCATTGCATTGGATGGATTTTGCAGGCGGAACAAGACTTACATGAGTGAAGCACAAAGAAGTGCATTAAATGCCCTTCTCTCCCGAACTGGTGACCAGTCTAAAGACATAGTCCTTGCTCTTGCCACAAATCGTCCTGGTGATCTTGATTCAGCTGTTACAGACAGAATAGATGAAGTCCTAGAATTTCCCTTGCCTGGGGAAGAGGAGCGCTTCAAACTTCTTAAGCTCTATTTGGATAAGTACATAGCCCAAGCTGGATCAGGAAAATCTAGTTTCGTTAAAGATTTGTTCAAAGGAAAACCGCAACAAATAGAAATTAAGGGATTGACTGATGATATCATAAAGGAAGCTGCTGCTAAAACGGAGGGATTTTCTGGAAGAGAAATAGCAAAACTGATGGCAAGTGTCCAAGCTGCTGTATATGGAAGTGAGAATTGTGTGCTTGATCCAAGCTTGTTCCGTGAAGTGGTAGATTATAAAGTTGCAGAGCATCAACAGAGAATAAAATTGGCAGCTGGTGATAAACCTATCGCATGAGGATTTTTATAGATTTTGTTGGAACCCTTATAATATAGGGCTGGCCCATTGCATTCTGTTCTGGGCATGCTGTTATTTATTGATTTCCCTAACTGATGGGAAGATTTTGGAATTTGAATTTAGTAGTGTTTCATTTACGGCTGATAATCACTATTCAATATTCATCGCTAAATGTAGCAGCTAATTGAGGGTTTGCTGTCACGTTGAATATTCATCATCTTGACCACTGACAATAAACTAGAGTTTCATGCTATCATTGTAACTTACCTGCTGTATTTCTTGAAAAACCCTAACATGGTCGAGGAGAGGCTCTATTTTCCTGTGTAATTTGTTTATATCGTACTAATTACAATAATACTTTGTGGGTTTCAATACTATGGCGGTTGACCATGTATGCAAATGAGTAGAGAATTGGGGGTACGTAATTTAGTGGAGGATTAACCACCAATATCATCGCCACAAAACTTTGGTTACTATCCAGTTTGTATCTCGTTGGTTGGTTGTTGGTTTATATAATGATAGTATTGTTGTAATTGTGTTATTTAAGATCAAAAGTATATACGAAGAGTAAACAAGCTTTGTAATTCAGTCCCGAGTCTTCAAAAATACAAAAGTATTACAGTTTACGATGGACGGGATTTACTTCATCAATTAATCTGTAAAAGAGGTCTATTCTATCGTACGTTATCATATGATTAGTTGATTACTTAGGTATAAAAATATTGCCTaggttttcaaaaagaaaaacactaaaTATATCACTGAAGTTTAATTCTAACATACATCTAGGTGAGGGTTCAATTTAACTAcactttttcattttaacaaagTCACTAAATTTACCCTATTTGATTCTCTCCTATAATTGTACTTTTTAATTCTGATACTTAAGTCGATATACAGTTTTGGTACgttaattctaatttttaatattcagttctaaaaaataaatgaagattTGGCAAGAATGTCACATGATTATTATCTGTaagaaatgacaaaggaaaaaaatgtataaactagttaaacataaataaataataagaactTTGaagccattttttattttaatataaaataacatttatgtattttttttctcttttttatatcaATAGAAATGAATGCTATGCTACATcatatccttaaaatatttccATTAATCATTGGATAAACttttaaatgaaatacaattttatgaaaactaaAGAGTAAGactataaattaaaactttacTTTATTAGGACCTCGAAGATagaaaaaaggcaaatttaaATGAGCTAGGCAGCCGTCTACCCCCATTTAAGGTTGCTTCTAACATTCACTATCCAGGATCGTGAAAACTGAAAAGTAGTGTTATCAGAGGATTCAGGAGCTTGCAAATTAGgaattatataaaatagatCGCTCAATGAAGCAGCACCTCCAGTCTCACAATTACTTACTCTGCACATAACAATGTAAACCAACATCACCAGCATATGGTACATGAACATCTTATTTAGCAAATTGTAACAAAGTATATTTGTTAAACCATGATTTAGTCAGAAAACATTGTAACCCAAAACATTAATGTTCAGCAGAAATTCCGTACATGCACACACACCAGAATACTTGTAGAAAGCAGTCCTAATGGTGATGATCCTGAACATAACGAAGGCCACAATATTTGCAAACAGCTGGCTCGGGCAAGTCAAGGCATATAAATTCAATCGGGTGTCCAAGGGCAGGATCGGTATCTGAAACCACCGACAGCAACATCCAGATTAGTTATACtcctaaattatttataaaatgtatGACTGGAAACTATATAAGGTTTGTATCTCCCCTAAATCCTGTTCATGTTCGAAGAGAACAGAATTTCGAAAAGCTGTACCTCCTTCACAAGCAACTATCCTGCTTTCAACCTTAATTGGAGGAACTTCATTAATCAGCTCCATCGGAGATTTCTTGCTTGTATCCTATTACAACAGTAGAAACAAGAACTTAAGTTTCACATCTTCCTAAGAACAATTCTGTGAGCAGGAATTCGTTAAGATTCCAGTCCATGAAACCAACTCCTATAGCCTAAACTTGCTAACAAAGTACATAAAGTTGAAGCCACTGAAAAGAAAGTACCTAGCCACTGTCCTCTTTATTTTAGATTAAGGAGGACAAAAGCACAAAACCAACTAAATAGTCAGAAACACAGCAGGGAAAGGCATCCAAATAGGGGTAGgcaagaaaaaaacaatattcaatTCAGTTCTTTAGCAATGAAGCTGTTCAATTTAATTATCTACAGTTGAACAAACTGTACCcagttaattattaaaaagatatCTATTAAAGATGAAGAATCCAAATTTTTAACACCTCTCTTCATCTCGTTACAAGAAGTTTCTACTCAGTACATCAATGGATCAAAGCTGGGTTGACCTAGATATCATTCAATGGAACAAACTTTTAACTCTTCTCTCCATTCCCCCTCAAAGCTGATACTGCCAGTCTGCGGTGTTCATCTGTTTGAATTGACTGCCACTTGGCTAAATTATTTGAAGTTATTGCCATAATCGAACCATTTGAAGTCACTTTTGTTGCTGATCAACAGTTCAAAGTTTCCATTATGAACCCTTGCATTTTTGTTGAATCAAGCTGGGTTGTCATTTATATATCATTGTGCTCTTGAGTCATATTGCATTCACATCGTTGAAATTGATCCCCACTATTCAACCCTGTTCATTCATTTAGTCTTAAAAAAGGAACACGTCAATTGTATTTTTATGATTGTATAAAGTTAATGGCTGCATTCTTTCAGATTTTTATTACTGAAGTTGTGTTTTGCGCTTTTGCTGCATTTTAATTGTTGTTCAAATTCAATCTATCACGTACTCTTGAGAAAGTGATTGTATCAAGTTTTATAGgttgaaccaaaccaaaataAACTGAAACTGTTTGTCTTCAAACTGAAGTACTGAACCCAATTGTTTTTCCAGATATTTTCAATTTGGTTTCtgttttttcatcaaaaatGCACCATGCTAACCCTTGGGAGTGTAATCCATTTCCTAATTCCTAAACAAGAAAACCTACAATAATTCCCAGTTGGCACTACAGATCCCTTCCCTCTACGTTATGTTCAAACTTTACCACCCACTTCTTGCTTCTTCAACTTTTCCTCCCTCAGAATGCATATTTACTTAGCAACCCTCTCGCACAGCAAAAAGCAATTCACTAGATTCTTTTATCACATTCTCCCACCAGATGCATACATGATCTTTAATTCTCTAATTCCAGACAGGCGTTGATAAGGCACAAGAGAAATTTATATAGTGGATATCCACGATATGCCAGCCAGAAAAACCTAACACAATAATAATGAAAGTAAAAGAGGATTCGCCAGCGTCTAAAAATGAATAATCCTTGCCAATGATAACGTCCGTCAACATTTCACAAATCTAATTTCCAATAAATAATCCTAATTTGATTCCAGAGCTACTTTAATCAAACACAATATGTTTTGAAATGACATAAGATGATAATCGGGAAGAAATGTATGTACCTGCATCCACTTGGCGGTGTGGTTGCTGATTTGAGGGGTAACGAGGCTGAAACTTCTGGTGGTCGTCGTGTTCCTCGATGAGGAAAATCTCAGGAGGAGGCTCTTCAACACACTCGACGCCATCTCCCAAACCCTAAATTCAATCGATTATCAGATCGGTGAATCACTCGGGAAATGAAGGAATCGTTCGTTCtgaattgaaagttgaaacccaCACCCTCCTCCGTGCGCAAAACGACACAAACTAGATGAAAGGTCGGGCCAACTCTCACCATTCAATTGGGCTGGCCCATCAAATGGATTTATTGAATTCTAGGCTTTAGGACTTTCTAAAGTCCTCGTATGTGATCATTCAAGTATAGGATAGCTCTTTAGGATTTCTTGAATTCTGAACAAACCTTAGTACTTCCTAGAATCTTGAGATATAAATACATtgaaatcatttaataaaaaatattctaaaatctAAACATTTTGAGATGTtatgttattaaataaataaatgagaataggagcattattatcttgtttaatttaaatatatttttaactattagaaATGTGATGAATTTTAATTCTagtcttttgaaaaaatattggatttgatttttgtaaatttatttatttttaagtagttTCTATTATAACTTAATAGTAATGTGGCATAAATATACTACATCAACgactatttttaaataatacataatataatatatttggaTATATGTCAAttcatcaataaatattaacaagaatgatttgtaaaaatttataaatacaaaaaactgaaaaaaacgAAAACTAAATTTCGATATATTTATAGAAACTATAaagaaatgataattatttttttctggtCCTCAGAAGAATGGCAGGAAGTTTTGCCCAACCTAGTTCTCAATGATTAGGATCATGCCACGTCTCTGTATGATTGGCGTAACCAAAAATAATAGTCAACGGCTATTTTCCTTCTATTATGGTGGGAAAAAAATTTACTCAACTGCTGTTTTCTTAAATTATGGTGGGATCAAATACTATAACACAAATATTGGGtgtatagtttaaaaataaatgagcaTATTgccatttttttctataatatttGCGTAGGTGGCTTGCACGCAACATGCATGCTGCTCGGTCATGGCTACGTCGATCTATTATTGACAATACTTGTAAAGTATATAAATCAAAAGGTCAACGTAGCGACACCACAGGCAGGCCTTAGCAAAACTATTGTTTCACAGCATAAATAGTTAAATGCACTTCGTACAATTTGTATCTGGCATTGATTCTTCCTGAGTGCTAAACTTTGTTACATAGAGAAAGGAGTGGATGCCTCCAAGGAGTGAGAgtttcaaaatttgaaccacTTTAGATAAACTTTTCAGCGAGTATTTATAAGATGATTGAAATTTCTTTCCTAAAttcaaatcaacttatgcacttcTTTAACAAGAGAGTTTTTGGAAAAGTTGAATTGCATATATGGTGCATgggttaatttaatttattttttgcctCCTTAATTCAATTTACTTGTTTGTTGAAAAGCTTATTCAAACATTTTTCATTCTATGCTTTAATATGCTCACACTCACATTTTGATTTATCCCTGTTTGCAGCCATCAAAATGTTGTAACCATAGATGTCCACGCTGCCTAATATCTGCTCAATTCATCTGGTCATCGTTATCTCGATGTAAGGTAGCAAAGCAAAGGGTTTGAATTTCTCCAACTTCCTTTTCcattttaaattgtttgaaaaaaaaacaaaaagggaaagTAAACTAAACTTGTTTGTTTTGCCCCCAAAATAAGGTCAGTTGAGGAATTCAAAAAAGCCATGTAGAGAATGCTCATAATGTCCCCTATATGTTCATCACAGAAGTTGGCAAGTTTCTAGTCCTTAATTAAAGGGGCCGCCATAAAGTATCAAAATATGAGATTACCTctgttggtaaatatttgtgttttaatttaaaatttataaatatatattaattctattttataaaataatatttattttagattttcttaagattttgttttaatgagtcaactagtttgttatgtttgttgtgacaactgtaggttggttttccaacggtcatatttctaacggtcatattttgttgttgcaaaatgcctatatatatctctttcctcttttctagaaatgacagactgagagctctagtttttttctgccaaaaatttatctctttctttttcctatacaaaacttaatttttgtgagagcaagagcattggtgttcTTAAGGTTCGGGGATCttttcgctgcacacgatcggaaccaacgggttgtcgtatcttgggagaggagcgcaatcaaattttcttacccgtgcagtggggcgttttctctctaaggatagcgtttacgcgcttcaacccaggctatttaattctttcccttaatttaatttttccttgtgcttattgtatgcTATAATGTATTAttcatgtgttgtcaattaaatttaatttgctactgctattttgttatttaattcaagactgtgcatcttcttcatatttattttccttcattttggttttatttttccaacagTCTTAGAGAGAAAAGTTAGTTATCACTTTCTCTCTTGCATAGTCTTTTCTGCAGTAGCATTTTATTTTGCCAAAATATATGTCATGAATATGATTGACTCCCCTTTAGTAAGTCtgaaaaattaatggatgaaaACACAATGTATTAtgctttattaaaaatgttttattatattatttcatttccttaaattttacattagtgagagattattgaaaaatattttcttataatttgaaatttaaaatatattttctttattaatgatggttttgaagagaaaatgcttttagaattagtttatgtGAAAAACTAAAAGCATACTTCTAATTTCATTCCTATATGATTAGAAAACTATCTTTTACTTGGTCAAATGATCCTGTGAACACAAGTCTTTAAAATTAGGAcatttgttgtttggtttttaatttttattgtttaatgttattatttctaCTGCAAGTATTTTGTTGTTACATGTTGACTGATTGTCTCTTTATTTATAACTCATTGATAAAAGATAAGCCTGTGAAAatataacacacaaaaataataaaataaacactttgGTGAAACTTTATATTTTGCATGTCGTATTCTTAAAAGAGTACcttataaacaaaagaaaaatctttatgagctatggagaaaaagagaactAAATCCgaaatatcttaaagtgtgggGGTGTCTAGTAAAGGTTAATAtccctattaataagaaaaggaaaattaaaaaaaaaatattaattatattttgttggatattttttacataatactaCTTATAGATTCTTAGTTATTAATTCAGAAGTATCTGAAATTTCTAATGGTACTATTATGGAGTCTAGAGATGtgactttctttgaaaatattttttcttgaaaaataaattgttaaatctttgtatggtttgaaacaagctccaaagcattgacacaaaagtttgattaagttattcttttgtatgattttcaaattaatgatagtgataaatgtgtgtatgtgaaacaatttgatgataatggatgcgtcattttatgtttgtatctggatgacatattgatatttggtagtaatatgaatttcataaatgatgtaaattttttcttgtttagaaATTTTGGTATGAAAGACCTTGGTTGTgtagatgtgattttgggtattaagcttataaagaaaaatgatgacaTGACTTTTACCCAATCTTAGTATGTTGAAAAGCTattgaagaagtttaattattttgatgcgAAACATGCTTTTACTCCTTATGACTCTTATCCATCAAGTTAAAGAAAATTTGAGTAAAGGaatttcttcacataaatattctcaaagTATCGTTTCTTTGTTGCATTTGACAAACTTCTCTAGGCCTGTCTAATATTGCACATGCAGTTGGTAAATTGGAAAGTAATTGAGGGATTTGGTGATACAAAATTGAAGTTctgattttgatgaaataaaattgacgAGTGATTATGTCTTTGCTTTAGCTAGTTGTGTAGTATCATGATAATCTActagacaaattattatttcatatgaaagcaaaaattattgctttaaatactgctactagtgaggctgaatttcttaaaaatgtattatgtgATTTGTCATTGTTAAATAAGCCTATACCTCCAATTCCaatgcattgtgatagtcaaattgctatatctaaagtgacaagcaaaattttaatgaaaaaagaagacacttaagagtgagacataagtttataagaaatttgatttctcatggtgtcatttctcttgactttgtcaggtcagTAAATAATATTGTGGATCCGCTTACAAAAAGATTGACATGTCAACAAGTATTTGAGTCGTCGAGGGGAATGAGATTAAAgcccattatttagttacaacaatggacacccgtctccgtgtgattggtgatcccatgaatggagttcaacgggtaacaacgaaattgtttgttgactaaagtacaccaaaatgaaatttAGCGGAGTTGTCcgtttctcattcctatgacgaggtgtattataaattgtggcaatattaaggttgaggtatttatatatgtgtatttttggtaaaaaaaaaaaatacctcttaatgaatccgatgacaattattgtaggggtggGGGTCACAACccactctttgaggattcacctagtgagtgtggTGGTGGGGCCGCCACTGTGAGATATGGGCTAATCTCTAAGTGACACTCACGAAACAAGATACAAGCGCAAGGCCGTGTAACGCGCTACCACTGATTAGAACCTAATTGAACGCCAATATTGTAGGGGTTGTGTACTAAAGTCCGGTTAAAGAAtatgtagttcaagacaatcaagtcactacatttttctcggatggaagttcataaacactaggtataaggctcaaacccggaaggttccttataccgaaatacaatatcacatgctctttctcttatgtttttatacaaattatcttttagaaaatatattttaaaattttaaattatgtgggggaatgttggtaaatatttgtgttttaatttaaaatttataaatatatattaattctattttataaaataatatttactttagattttcttaagattttgttttaatgagtcaactagtttgttatgtttgttgtgacaactgtaggttggttttccaacggtcatatttctaacggtcatattttgttgttgcaaaatgcctatatatatctctttcctCTTTTCTAGAAATGACAGACTGAGAGCTCTAGTTTCTTTCTGCCAaaaatttatctctttctttttcctatacaaaacttaatttttgtgagagtaagagcattggtgttcataaggttcggggatcctttcgctgcacacgatcggaaccaacgggttgtcgtatctggggagaggagcgcaatcaaattttcttacccgtgcagtgggggcgttttctctctaaggatagcgtttacgtgcttcaacccaggctatttaattctttcccttaatttaattttcccttgtgcttattgtatgcTATAATGTATTATTCATGTGTTgtcaattgaatttaatttgctactgctattttgttatttgattcaagactgtgcatcttcttcatatttattttccttcattttggttttatttttccaacaaCCTCATCATATActaatttaagtatttaacacCCTCTAAAGTCTAAACCTACATTTTGTATGATTTCACTCGGTAAACAAGTCGAATGTTTTGCAAATGAACAACAGGACGGGTGAAAAATCCTGATTTTGTTGACCAGTTGCAGAAATATGCAAGAATGAGGATCATTTGATTGTGTTAAAAAATCTTTAGCCTTCAATTCtctaaaacaacaacaaatattcTAGATGTATGATAATGGATCACAATTTCAGGCATGCAACAGTGAAACGAGCCTCCGTTGATCTGCTTGATtcagtaagttttttttttttaactaatctcAATTTATCAACCTGATTCACGGTACTTTTTTACTACATG encodes:
- the LOC100500382 gene encoding zinc-finger domain-containing protein isoform X1, producing the protein MASSVLKSLLLRFSSSRNTTTTRSFSLVTPQISNHTAKWMQDTSKKSPMELINEVPPIKVESRIVACEGDTDPALGHPIEFICLDLPEPAVCKYCGLRYVQDHHH